The following are encoded together in the Mesoplodon densirostris isolate mMesDen1 chromosome 2, mMesDen1 primary haplotype, whole genome shotgun sequence genome:
- the RPS6KC1 gene encoding ribosomal protein S6 kinase delta-1 isoform X4: MDTRTEQTFILKGLRKSSEYSRNRKTIIPRCVPNMVCLHKYIISEESVFLVLQHVEGGKLWSYISKFLNRSPEESFDIEAVKKSSLAKVQLQQPTSSPQDSSSFESRESDGGAMLKVLPLKTSLTPSSQDDSNQDDDGQDSSPKWPDSGSSSEEECTTSYLTLCNEYGQEKIEPGSLNEEPFIKTERNDVDTKAIENFPEHLAADSDSPSTQLTAHELKFFPGDDGLEAVSSPRTSDSLSRSKKSPMEFFRIDSKDSTSELLGLDFGEKLYSLKSEPLKPFFTFSDGDSTSRSFSTSESKVEFIAHDTISRGSDDSVPVISFKDAAFDDVSGTDEGRPDLLVNLPGELEPMKDGAAMGPTKFTQTNIGIIESKLLETPDVLCLRLSTEQCQAREEKGTEELSHPCGPKSHSITEKHYAQGDLGMLFVAADDHSNAGDMSLLHSSDPKFQGLSLVASTVTGNNAKESLFHISDPLSGANEYNVNTDTLKTEEVLLFTDQTDDLAKEEPTVFQRDSETKAESGLALEGDKEIHQIFEDLDKKLALNSRFYIPEGCIQRWAAEMVVALDALHREGIVCRDLNPNNILLNDRGHIQLTYFSRWSEVEDSCDSDAIERMYCAPEVGAITEETEACDWWSLGAVLFELLTGKTLVECHPAGINTHTTLNMPECVSEEARSLIQQLLQFNPVERLGAGVAGVEDIKSHPFFTPVDWAELMR, from the exons ATGGATACAAGGACAGAACAGACATTCATTCTAAAA GGTCTAAGGAAAAGCAGTGAATACAGCAGGAACAGAAAGACCATCATCCCCCGCTGTGTGCCCAACATGGTGTGTCTGCACAAGTACATCATTTCTGAGGAGTCGGTATTTCTTGTGCTGCAGCATGTGGAAG GTGGCAAACTCTGGTCATATATCAGTAAGTTTCTAAACAGAAGTCCTGAAGAAAGCTTTGACATCGAAGCAGTGAAAAAATCTTCACTTGCTAAAGTTCAACTGCAACAGCCAACATCTAGTCCTCAGGACAGCAGCAGCTTTGAATCCAGAGAAAGTGATGGTGGAGCCATGCTTAAAGTTCTGCCTTTGAAGACTAGTCTTACTCCAAGCTCTCAAGATGATAGCAACCAAGATGATGATGGGCAAGACAGCTCTCCAAAATGGCCAGATTCTGGCTCAAGTTCAGAAGAAGAATGTACTACTAGTTATTTAACATTATGCAATGAATATGGGCAAGAAAAGATTGAACCAGGGTCTTTGAATGAGGAGCCTTTCATAAAGACTGAAAGGAATGATGTTGATACCAAAGCTATAGAAAACTTCCCAGAACACCTTGCTGCTGACAGTGACAGCCCCAGCACACAGCTGACAGCCCACGAGCTGAAGTTCTTTCCTGGAGATGATGGCCTGGAAGCAGTTAGTTCTCCAAGAACATCAGATTCCCTCAGTAGATCTAAAAAGAGCCCCATGGAATTCTTTAGAATAGATAGTAAGGACAGCACTAGTGAACTCTTAGGACTTGATTTTGGAGAAAAAttgtatagtctaaagtcagaaCCTTTGAAACCATTCTTCACTTTTTCTGATGGAGATAGCACTTCCAGGAGTTTTAGTACTAGTGAAAGCAAGGTAGAGTTTATAGCTCATGACACCATTAGCAGGGGCTCAGATGACTCAGTCCCGgttatttcttttaaagatgCTGCTTTTGATGATGTCAGTGGTACTGATGAAGGAAGGCCTGATCTTCTTGTAAATCTACCTGGTGAATTGGAGCCAATGAAAGATGGTGCAGCAATGGGACCTACAAAGTTCACACAGACTAATATAGGCATAATAGAAAGTAAACTGTTGGAAACCCCTGATGTTTTATGCCTCAGGCTTAGTACTGAACAGTGCCAAGCACGTGAAGAAAAAGGCACAGAGGAACTGAGTCATCCCTGTGGGCCTAAATCCCATAGTATCACAGAGAAACACTACGCACAGGGAGATCTTGGGATGTTATTTGTAGCAGCTGATGATCATAGTAATGCGGGAGACATGTCTTTGTTACACAGTTCAGACCCTAAGTTTCAAGGACTTAGCTTGGTTGCATCGACAGTAACAGGAAACAACGCAAAAGAAAGCTTATTCCATATTTCTGACCCACTCTCAGGTGCTAATGAATATAACGTAAATACAGACACTTTAAAAACTGAAGAAGTATTGCTGTTTACAGATCAAACTGATGATTTGGCTAAAGAGGAGCCGACTGTATTTCAGAGAGACTCTGAGACTAAGGCAGAGAGTGGGTTAGCACTAGAAGGAGACAAGGAAATACATCAGATTTTTGAGGACCTTGATAAAAAATTAGCACTAAACTCCAGGTTTTACATCCCAGAGGGCTGTATTCAAAGATGGGCAGCTGAAATGGTGGTAGCCCTTGATGCTTTACATAGAGAGGGAATTGTGTGCCGCGATTTGAACCCAAACAACATCTTATTGAATGATAGAG GACACATTCAGCTAACGTATTTTAGCAGGTGGAGTGAGGTTGAAGATTCCTGTGACAGCGATGCCATAGAGAGAATGTACTGTGCCCCAG AGGTTGGAGCAATCACGGAAGAAACTGAAGCCTGTGATTGGTGGAGTTTGGGTGCTGTCCTCTTTGAGCTTCTCACTGGCAAG ACTCTGGTTGAGTGCCATCCAGCAGGAATAAATACTCACACTACTTTGAACATGCCAGAATGTGTCTCTGAAGAGGCTCGCTCACTCATTCAACAG